In one Lolium rigidum isolate FL_2022 chromosome 3, APGP_CSIRO_Lrig_0.1, whole genome shotgun sequence genomic region, the following are encoded:
- the LOC124703725 gene encoding F-box/LRR-repeat protein 17-like isoform X3, whose translation MSSLPTKPPPPPRPKTRGSYNCGRCGQPKKGHVCNLPSPAPASPSPSTSSGPAAAGTTLRRALSFDDTTPTSPDKKPRPDHALSFDGDDDDPMDEDDDSDSSMDLGGRAVPTEVVVEVLRRLGPRGVLEAAAVSRAWRDCAARVWRAAEELRLRPAGAGLVAALLPRCAALARLLLHMQSDVDATMLSCLAFSCSSLETLEITMADKAVNSMTGEELSRLVSEKHSLSSLKIGGCSNLGFINLSSSSLEVLWLSDLCSLSKSVINCPNMSELSLCFTQQSNDCTDLVSLVDGLGHSCPNLRNLHISSVQLSNEAVSALENANLRGLCMLSLILGSKVSDAAVASIVRSCANLDMLDLSGSSISDNGVGMICKAYPHTLSRLLLALCPNITTSGIQAATAQLPLLQLMDCGMSLRSNLQNEKQGAYFGEINGRIRLCPKLPTLKKQPMRQKLIIKHENLKKLSLWGCSALDALYVKCPELIDLNLNSCTNLHPERLLLQCPNLKNVHVFGCQDMLIGAIRNQLNHIFLASG comes from the exons ATGTCCTCGCTGCCCACcaagccgcccccgccgccgcgccccaagACGCGGGGCAGCTACAACTGCGGCAGATGCGGCCAGCCCAAGAAAGGCCACGTCTGCAACCTCCCCTCCCCCGCCCCCGCCTCCCCCTCCCCATCCACCTCCTCcggacccgccgccgccggcaccaccctccGCCGCGCCCTCTCCTTCGACGACACCACGCCCACCTCCCCGGACAAGAAGCCCCGGCCGGACCACGCCCTCTCCTtcgatggcgacgacgacgacccgatggacgaggacgacgactccgACTCCTCCATGGACCTCGGCGGCCGGGCCGTGCCCACCGAGGTCGTCgtcgaggtgctgcggcggcTCGGCCCCCGGGGCGTCCTCGAGGCCGCCGCCGTCAGCCGCGCCTGGCGGGACTGCGCCGCCCGCGTCTGGCGCGCCGCCGAGGAGCTCCGCCTCcgccccgccggcgccggcctCGTCGCCGCGCTGCTCCCCCGCTGCGCCGCGCTCGCGCGCCTCCTGCTTCACATGCAAAG TGATGTTGATGCCACTATGCTGTCATGTCTTGCATTTTCCTGCTCAAGTTTAGAAACTTTGGAGATCACCATGGCTGACAAGGCAGTCAACAGCATGACTGG AGAGGAGCTAAGTCGACTTGTTTCAGAGAAGCACTCTCTCTCATCTCTAAAAATTGGTGGTTGCTCTAATCTTGGTTTTATCAATCTAAGCTCTTCAAGCCTTGAGGTTCTTTGGCTATCAGACCTTTGCTCCCTTTCAAAATCG GTCATAAACTGCCCTAATATGAGTGAGCTTTCGCTGTGTTTCACGCAACAAAGTAATGATTGTACTGATCTGGTTTCATTGGTGGATGGCTTGGGTCATTCATGCCCCAACTTAAGAAATTTGCACATATCATCAGTTCAACTATCTAATGAAGCTGTCTCTGCTCTGGAGAATGCCAACCTCAG GGGCTTGTGCATGCTATCCTTGATTCTAGGTTCAAAAGTATCAGATGCAGCTGTTGCATCTATTGTTCGATCATGCGCAAACTTGGATATGCTTGATTTAAGTGG ATCTAGCATCAGTGATAATGGTGTTGGGATGATCTGCAAGGCGTACCCTCACACGTTATCGAGGCTGCTCCTTGCTCTTTGCCCAAATATTACTACAA GTGGAATCCAAGCCGCAACAGCACAATTGCCACTTCTTCAGCTCATGGACTGTGGAATGAGCTTACGTTCTAACCTGCAGAACGAAAAACAGGGGGCATATTTTGGTGAAATTAATGGAAGGATTAGATTGTGCCCAAAATTACCCACCTTAAAAAAGCAACCTATGCGCCAAAAGCTTATTATAAAGCATGAGAATTTGAAGAAGCTTAGTCTATGGGGCTGTTCAGCATTAGAT GCTTTGTATGTGAAATGTCCAGAGTTGATTGATCTGAATCTCAACTCCTGTACAAATCTACACCCAG AGCGGTTGCTACTACAATGCCCAAATTTGAAGAATGTGCATGTGTTTGGATGTCAAGATATGTTGATTGGTGCAATCAGAAACCAG CTGAACCACATCTTCCTTGCAAGCGGCTAG
- the LOC124703725 gene encoding F-box/LRR-repeat protein 17-like isoform X2: MSSLPTKPPPPPRPKTRGSYNCGRCGQPKKGHVCNLPSPAPASPSPSTSSGPAAAGTTLRRALSFDDTTPTSPDKKPRPDHALSFDGDDDDPMDEDDDSDSSMDLGGRAVPTEVVVEVLRRLGPRGVLEAAAVSRAWRDCAARVWRAAEELRLRPAGAGLVAALLPRCAALARLLLHMQSDVDATMLSCLAFSCSSLETLEITMADKAVNSMTGEELSRLVSEKHSLSSLKIGGCSNLGFINLSSSSLEVLWLSDLCSLSKSVINCPNMSELSLCFTQQSNDCTDLVSLVDGLGHSCPNLRNLHISSVQLSNEAVSALENANLRGLCMLSLILGSKVSDAAVASIVRSCANLDMLDLSGSSISDNGVGMICKAYPHTLSRLLLALCPNITTSGIQAATAQLPLLQLMDCGMSLRSNLQNEKQGAYFGEINGRIRLCPKLPTLKKQPMRQKLIIKHENLKKLSLWGCSALDALYVKCPELIDLNLNSCTNLHPERLLLQCPNLKNVHVFGCQDMLIGAIRNQKLINRKNLMKQCVSNGV; the protein is encoded by the exons ATGTCCTCGCTGCCCACcaagccgcccccgccgccgcgccccaagACGCGGGGCAGCTACAACTGCGGCAGATGCGGCCAGCCCAAGAAAGGCCACGTCTGCAACCTCCCCTCCCCCGCCCCCGCCTCCCCCTCCCCATCCACCTCCTCcggacccgccgccgccggcaccaccctccGCCGCGCCCTCTCCTTCGACGACACCACGCCCACCTCCCCGGACAAGAAGCCCCGGCCGGACCACGCCCTCTCCTtcgatggcgacgacgacgacccgatggacgaggacgacgactccgACTCCTCCATGGACCTCGGCGGCCGGGCCGTGCCCACCGAGGTCGTCgtcgaggtgctgcggcggcTCGGCCCCCGGGGCGTCCTCGAGGCCGCCGCCGTCAGCCGCGCCTGGCGGGACTGCGCCGCCCGCGTCTGGCGCGCCGCCGAGGAGCTCCGCCTCcgccccgccggcgccggcctCGTCGCCGCGCTGCTCCCCCGCTGCGCCGCGCTCGCGCGCCTCCTGCTTCACATGCAAAG TGATGTTGATGCCACTATGCTGTCATGTCTTGCATTTTCCTGCTCAAGTTTAGAAACTTTGGAGATCACCATGGCTGACAAGGCAGTCAACAGCATGACTGG AGAGGAGCTAAGTCGACTTGTTTCAGAGAAGCACTCTCTCTCATCTCTAAAAATTGGTGGTTGCTCTAATCTTGGTTTTATCAATCTAAGCTCTTCAAGCCTTGAGGTTCTTTGGCTATCAGACCTTTGCTCCCTTTCAAAATCG GTCATAAACTGCCCTAATATGAGTGAGCTTTCGCTGTGTTTCACGCAACAAAGTAATGATTGTACTGATCTGGTTTCATTGGTGGATGGCTTGGGTCATTCATGCCCCAACTTAAGAAATTTGCACATATCATCAGTTCAACTATCTAATGAAGCTGTCTCTGCTCTGGAGAATGCCAACCTCAG GGGCTTGTGCATGCTATCCTTGATTCTAGGTTCAAAAGTATCAGATGCAGCTGTTGCATCTATTGTTCGATCATGCGCAAACTTGGATATGCTTGATTTAAGTGG ATCTAGCATCAGTGATAATGGTGTTGGGATGATCTGCAAGGCGTACCCTCACACGTTATCGAGGCTGCTCCTTGCTCTTTGCCCAAATATTACTACAA GTGGAATCCAAGCCGCAACAGCACAATTGCCACTTCTTCAGCTCATGGACTGTGGAATGAGCTTACGTTCTAACCTGCAGAACGAAAAACAGGGGGCATATTTTGGTGAAATTAATGGAAGGATTAGATTGTGCCCAAAATTACCCACCTTAAAAAAGCAACCTATGCGCCAAAAGCTTATTATAAAGCATGAGAATTTGAAGAAGCTTAGTCTATGGGGCTGTTCAGCATTAGAT GCTTTGTATGTGAAATGTCCAGAGTTGATTGATCTGAATCTCAACTCCTGTACAAATCTACACCCAG AGCGGTTGCTACTACAATGCCCAAATTTGAAGAATGTGCATGTGTTTGGATGTCAAGATATGTTGATTGGTGCAATCAGAAACCAG AAACTGATAAACAGAAAGAATCTAATGAAGCAATGTGTATCAAATGGAGTCTAG
- the LOC124703725 gene encoding F-box/LRR-repeat protein 17-like isoform X1 has protein sequence MSSLPTKPPPPPRPKTRGSYNCGRCGQPKKGHVCNLPSPAPASPSPSTSSGPAAAGTTLRRALSFDDTTPTSPDKKPRPDHALSFDGDDDDPMDEDDDSDSSMDLGGRAVPTEVVVEVLRRLGPRGVLEAAAVSRAWRDCAARVWRAAEELRLRPAGAGLVAALLPRCAALARLLLHMQSDVDATMLSCLAFSCSSLETLEITMADKAVNSMTGEELSRLVSEKHSLSSLKIGGCSNLGFINLSSSSLEVLWLSDLCSLSKSVINCPNMSELSLCFTQQSNDCTDLVSLVDGLGHSCPNLRNLHISSVQLSNEAVSALENANLRGLCMLSLILGSKVSDAAVASIVRSCANLDMLDLSGSSISDNGVGMICKAYPHTLSRLLLALCPNITTSGIQAATAQLPLLQLMDCGMSLRSNLQNEKQGAYFGEINGRIRLCPKLPTLKKQPMRQKLIIKHENLKKLSLWGCSALDALYVKCPELIDLNLNSCTNLHPERLLLQCPNLKNVHVFGCQDMLIGAIRNQVLNEFAAAEPHLPCKRLADGSKRVQLSEFPEKQSPEDKRVIGLRRAGCTIHLDS, from the exons ATGTCCTCGCTGCCCACcaagccgcccccgccgccgcgccccaagACGCGGGGCAGCTACAACTGCGGCAGATGCGGCCAGCCCAAGAAAGGCCACGTCTGCAACCTCCCCTCCCCCGCCCCCGCCTCCCCCTCCCCATCCACCTCCTCcggacccgccgccgccggcaccaccctccGCCGCGCCCTCTCCTTCGACGACACCACGCCCACCTCCCCGGACAAGAAGCCCCGGCCGGACCACGCCCTCTCCTtcgatggcgacgacgacgacccgatggacgaggacgacgactccgACTCCTCCATGGACCTCGGCGGCCGGGCCGTGCCCACCGAGGTCGTCgtcgaggtgctgcggcggcTCGGCCCCCGGGGCGTCCTCGAGGCCGCCGCCGTCAGCCGCGCCTGGCGGGACTGCGCCGCCCGCGTCTGGCGCGCCGCCGAGGAGCTCCGCCTCcgccccgccggcgccggcctCGTCGCCGCGCTGCTCCCCCGCTGCGCCGCGCTCGCGCGCCTCCTGCTTCACATGCAAAG TGATGTTGATGCCACTATGCTGTCATGTCTTGCATTTTCCTGCTCAAGTTTAGAAACTTTGGAGATCACCATGGCTGACAAGGCAGTCAACAGCATGACTGG AGAGGAGCTAAGTCGACTTGTTTCAGAGAAGCACTCTCTCTCATCTCTAAAAATTGGTGGTTGCTCTAATCTTGGTTTTATCAATCTAAGCTCTTCAAGCCTTGAGGTTCTTTGGCTATCAGACCTTTGCTCCCTTTCAAAATCG GTCATAAACTGCCCTAATATGAGTGAGCTTTCGCTGTGTTTCACGCAACAAAGTAATGATTGTACTGATCTGGTTTCATTGGTGGATGGCTTGGGTCATTCATGCCCCAACTTAAGAAATTTGCACATATCATCAGTTCAACTATCTAATGAAGCTGTCTCTGCTCTGGAGAATGCCAACCTCAG GGGCTTGTGCATGCTATCCTTGATTCTAGGTTCAAAAGTATCAGATGCAGCTGTTGCATCTATTGTTCGATCATGCGCAAACTTGGATATGCTTGATTTAAGTGG ATCTAGCATCAGTGATAATGGTGTTGGGATGATCTGCAAGGCGTACCCTCACACGTTATCGAGGCTGCTCCTTGCTCTTTGCCCAAATATTACTACAA GTGGAATCCAAGCCGCAACAGCACAATTGCCACTTCTTCAGCTCATGGACTGTGGAATGAGCTTACGTTCTAACCTGCAGAACGAAAAACAGGGGGCATATTTTGGTGAAATTAATGGAAGGATTAGATTGTGCCCAAAATTACCCACCTTAAAAAAGCAACCTATGCGCCAAAAGCTTATTATAAAGCATGAGAATTTGAAGAAGCTTAGTCTATGGGGCTGTTCAGCATTAGAT GCTTTGTATGTGAAATGTCCAGAGTTGATTGATCTGAATCTCAACTCCTGTACAAATCTACACCCAG AGCGGTTGCTACTACAATGCCCAAATTTGAAGAATGTGCATGTGTTTGGATGTCAAGATATGTTGATTGGTGCAATCAGAAACCAG GTTCTGAATGAGTTCGCTGCAGCTGAACCACATCTTCCTTGCAAGCGGCTAGCAGATGGTTCAAAGCGGGTTCAACTCTCAGAGTTCCCAGAAAAACAG TCACCGGAGGACAAAAGAGTGATTGGATTAAGGCGGGCAGGGTGCACCATTCATCTTGATTCTTGA
- the LOC124699881 gene encoding auxin-responsive protein IAA30-like isoform X1: MAGLGFEETELRLGLPGGGKDAEEAGSTVRSSGKRGFAETIDLKLKLEPASATAPMAGDEQVADSVAAAEQQPSPAAATAAVAGDGQMRRSPSQSSVIISSDPEKPRAPKAQAVGWPPVRSFRKNIMAVQADKSAAALVKVSMDGAPYLRKVDIGACKSYGELSKALEKMFSSSTMAGGSQGIMNDESKLVDLLSGSDYVPTYEDKDGDWMLVGDVPWEMFAASCKRLRIMKGSEAIGLGEELLFQILHASPPVLRYFSAKGNGEMQEQKLIDEGRMFISRFAQVCSLYHNMIYRLLSMIRLSSYRPDQRFEVLPAIFCLVVCIWSIVLPPIPKYKPV; the protein is encoded by the exons ATGGCGGGCCTCGGGTTCGAGGAGACCGAGCTCCGGCTAGGCCTGCCCGGCGGCGGCAAGGACGCCGAGGAGGCGGGCTCCACTGTGCGAAGCTCCGGAAAGAGGGGCTTCGCGGAGACCATCGACCTCAAGCTGAAGCTCGAGCCGGCGTCAGCAACCGCGCCGATGGCGGGTGACGAGCAAGTGGCCGACAGTGTTGCGGCAGCCGAGCAGCAGCCTTCTCCGGCTGCTgctaccgccgccgtcgccggtgatgGGCAGATGAGGCGGTCACCGAGCCAGAGCAGTGTGATCATCAGCTCGGACCCCGAGAAGCCGCGCGCACCCAA GGCGCAGGCGGTGGGATGGCCGCCAGTCCGGTCCTTCCGGAAGAACATCATGGCCGTGCAGGCGGACAAGTCGGCTGCGGCGCTGGTGAAGGTGAGCATGGACGGCGCGCCGTACCTGCGCAAGGTGGACATCGGCGCGTGCAAGAGCTACGGGGAGCTCTCCAAGGCCCTGGAGAAGATGTTCAGCTCCTCCACCATGGCCGGCGGCTCCCAGGGGATAATGAACGACGAGAGCAAGCTGGTGGACTTGCTCAGCGGCTCCGACTACGTGCCCACCTACGAGGACAAGGACGGCGACTGGATGCTCGTCGGGGACGTGCCATGGGA GATGTTCGCGGCATCCTGCAAGCGCCTCCGGATAATGAAAGGGTCAGAAGCCATTGGCCTAGGTGAGGAGCTTTTATTTCAGATTTTACATGCTTCACCACCGGTGCTAA GATATTTCAGCGCCAAGGGCAATGGAGAAATGCAAGAGCAGAAGCTGATCGATGAAGGAAGGATGTTCATTTCAAGATTTGCTCAAGTCTGTAGTCTGTACCATAATATGATATACCGTCTACTGTCTATGATCCGGTTAAGTTCCTATCGCCCGGATCAGCGTTTTGAAGTATTACCtgctattttctgtcttgttgtcTGTATATGGAGTATAGTATTACCTCCCATTCCAAAATATAAGCCTGTTTAG
- the LOC124699881 gene encoding auxin-responsive protein IAA30-like isoform X2: MAGLGFEETELRLGLPGGGKDAEEAGSTVRSSGKRGFAETIDLKLKLEPASATAPMAGDEQVADSVAAAEQQPSPAAATAAVAGDGQMRRSPSQSSVIISSDPEKPRAPKAQAVGWPPVRSFRKNIMAVQADKSAAALVKVSMDGAPYLRKVDIGACKSYGELSKALEKMFSSSTMAGGSQGIMNDESKLVDLLSGSDYVPTYEDKDGDWMLVGDVPWEMFAASCKRLRIMKGSEAIGLAPRAMEKCKSRS; the protein is encoded by the exons ATGGCGGGCCTCGGGTTCGAGGAGACCGAGCTCCGGCTAGGCCTGCCCGGCGGCGGCAAGGACGCCGAGGAGGCGGGCTCCACTGTGCGAAGCTCCGGAAAGAGGGGCTTCGCGGAGACCATCGACCTCAAGCTGAAGCTCGAGCCGGCGTCAGCAACCGCGCCGATGGCGGGTGACGAGCAAGTGGCCGACAGTGTTGCGGCAGCCGAGCAGCAGCCTTCTCCGGCTGCTgctaccgccgccgtcgccggtgatgGGCAGATGAGGCGGTCACCGAGCCAGAGCAGTGTGATCATCAGCTCGGACCCCGAGAAGCCGCGCGCACCCAA GGCGCAGGCGGTGGGATGGCCGCCAGTCCGGTCCTTCCGGAAGAACATCATGGCCGTGCAGGCGGACAAGTCGGCTGCGGCGCTGGTGAAGGTGAGCATGGACGGCGCGCCGTACCTGCGCAAGGTGGACATCGGCGCGTGCAAGAGCTACGGGGAGCTCTCCAAGGCCCTGGAGAAGATGTTCAGCTCCTCCACCATGGCCGGCGGCTCCCAGGGGATAATGAACGACGAGAGCAAGCTGGTGGACTTGCTCAGCGGCTCCGACTACGTGCCCACCTACGAGGACAAGGACGGCGACTGGATGCTCGTCGGGGACGTGCCATGGGA GATGTTCGCGGCATCCTGCAAGCGCCTCCGGATAATGAAAGGGTCAGAAGCCATTGGCCTAG CGCCAAGGGCAATGGAGAAATGCAAGAGCAGAAGCTGA